A window from Heterodontus francisci isolate sHetFra1 chromosome 4, sHetFra1.hap1, whole genome shotgun sequence encodes these proteins:
- the LOC137368895 gene encoding C-C motif chemokine 19-like has product MPDIPRADLSPLDTHSLVSRDHLYPTFAIMSLHIKVALLLCAILCHSCKGNRGDDGTMDCCLDVSHKVIPRHIVADYKVQDAAMGCRISAVVIITLKDKKLCAPQNTRWVKKLMRRCDKIRQLLGQ; this is encoded by the exons ATGCCTGATATTCCCAGAGCCGACCTCTCTCCATTGGACACTCACTCTCTTGTCTCTCGAGATCACCTCTACCCGACCTTCGCCATCATGAGCCTCCACATCAAAGTCGCTCTCCTGCTTTGTGCCATCCTGTGTCACTCCTGCAAAG GAAACCGGGGCGATGATGGTACAATGGACTGTTGCCTGGATGTCAGTCACAAAGTGATTCCCAGACACATCGTGGCGGATTACAAGGTGCAAGATGCTGCGATGGGTTGCCGCATTTCTGCAGTGGT AATCATCACACTGAAGGACAAGAAACTGTGTGCTCCACAGAACACCCGATGGGTGAAGAAATTAATGAGGAGATGTGACAAAATCAGGCAGTTACT TGGGCAGTAA